Part of the Actinomycetes bacterium genome, CGTGCATCTCCGCCATCCGACCCGGCAAACGCGTACGGTGAGCCGCATGGACCGCCGGATCTTCGGGCTGGAGAACGAGTACGGCGTCACCTGCACCTTCCGGGGCCAGCGGCGGCTCTCGCCGGACGAGGTGGCCCGCTACCTGTTCCGCCGGGTCGTGTCCTGGGGCCGGAGCAGCAACGTCTTCCTGCGCAACGGGGCCCGGCTCTACCTCGATGTGGGCAGCCACCCGGAGTACGCCACGCCGGAGTGCGACGACGTACGACAGCTCGTCGTCCACGACAAGGCGGGGGAGCGGATCCTCGAGGGGCTGCTCGTCGACGCCGAGCGGCGCCTGCGCGAGGAGGGCATCGCCGGCGACGTCTACCTCTTCAAGAACAACACCGACTCGGCGGGCAACTCCTACGGCTGTCACGAGAACTACCTGGTCGGCCGGCACGGTGAGTTCACCCGGCTGGCCGACGTGCTCATCCCGTTCCTCGTCAGCCGGCAGATCATCTGCGGCGCCGGCAAGGTGCTGCAGACCCCCCGCGGAGCCGTCTACTGCGTCAGTCAGCGGGCCGAGCACATCTGGGAGGGTGTCTCGTCGGCGACCACGCGGTCGCGGCCGATCATCAACACCCGCGACGAGCCGCACGCCGACGCGGAGCGCTACCGGCGGCTGCACGTCATCGTCGGCGACTCGAACATGAGCGAGACCACGACGATGCTCAAGCTCGGCGCCACCGACCTGGTGCTGCGGATGATCGAGGCCAACGTCGTCATGCGCGACCTGACCCTGGAGAACCCGATCCGGGCGATCCGTGAGATAAGTCACGACGTGACCGGCCGGCGGACCGTCCGGCTCGCCAACGGTCGCGAGGCGAGCGCGCTGGAGATCCAGGCCGAGTACCTCACCAAGGCGCGTGACTTCGCCGCCCGCCGCGGCATCGACGAGGGCCTGGTCAAGCAGGTGCTCGACCTGTGGGAGCGCACGCTGGCGGCGGTCGAGAGCGACAACCTCGACGCGGTGGCCACCGAGATCGACTGGGTGATGAAGCGCAAGCTGATCGACCGCTACAGCGCCAAGCACGACCTGCCGCTGTCGTCGTCACGGGTCGCTCAGCTCGACCTCGCCTACCACGACATCTCACGCGAGCGCGGCCTCTTCTACCTGCTGCAACGACGGGGTGCTGCCGACCGGGTCGCGTCGGACATCGAGATCTTCCAGGCCAAGTCGGTCCCGCCGCAGACCACGCGGGCCCGGCTGCGCGGCGAGTTCATCCGCCGCGCGCAGGAGCGGCGGCGTGACTTCACCGTCGACTGGGTGCACCTCAAGCTCAACGACCAGGCACAGCGCACCGTGCTGTGCAAGGACCCCTTCCGATCGGTCGACGAGCGGGTCGAGAAGCTCATCGCATCCATGTGAGCCGCGGCCTGAACCCCTGGCTCCTGTGACCGAGGTGTGACCTCGCACCCAGGAACCTCACAGGTGGCCGGGTTACCCTGGACGGACCCCAACCCCCCTTTTTCGAGGTATCTCCGTGCGCCGACCTGCCCTCCTGACCGCCGTCGCCCTGCTGGGGGGGCTGCTGACCGCCTGCGGCGGCGGCAGCTCGGCCGACACCAGCGGCCTGCCCGAGGTCTCCGGCGGTGCGTACGGTGACAAGCCGAAGATCACCATCCCCGAGGGGGAGGACCCACCCGAGAAGCTCGAGACCGAGGTGCTCGAGGAGGGCGACGGCCCGGTGGTCGAGAAGGGCGACCTGATCGTCGCCGACTACCTCGGCGCGACCTGGCGCAACGGCAAGACGTTCGACAACTCCTACGACCGGGGCAACCCGGCGGCGTTCACCCTGACCGACGGCCAGGGCGGCGTGATCTCCGGCTGGGTCAAGGGGCTGACCGGCACCAAGGCCGGTAGCCGGGTGCTGATGGTCGTGCCGCCCGAGGACGGCTACGGAAAGCAGGGCAACCCGCAGGCAGGCATCAAGGGCACCGACACCCTGGTGTTCGTCGTCGACGTGATCGCCAGCTACCACAGCGACACCGAGCTGCCGGAACGCGCCGCCGTCGCCGACCTGCCGGACGGCATCCCGACCGTCAGTGGCGAGCAGAGCCCGACCGTCAGCATCCCGAAGGGCACCGAGCCGCCGAAGGAGCCCGAGACGACCGTCCTCGCAAAGGGCACCGGCGACAAGGTGGTCAAGGACGAGCTCGCGATCGTGCAGTTCACTGCGGTGGACTGGACCGGCAAGCCGCTGAGCAGCTCGTGGGAGCGCGGACCGCAGGGCTTCCCGATCGGGGTCAAGGGTCAGCCGAGCCCGTTCGACCTGCTCGAGGGCGTGCCGATCGGCAGCCGGGTGCTGCTGCAGCTGCCCGCGCCGGCCGACGAGGACGCGAGCACGTCCAGCGTCGCCGTCGTCATCGACGTGCTGGGCCAGCACGGCTCGGCCAAGACGGAGGCCAACGGATGACGGACAAGCCCGAGATCGACTTCCCGGAGGGCCCGCCGCCGACCGACCTCGAGATCCACGACCTGACGGAGGGCGAGGGCGCCGAGGCGGCCGCCGGCAGCACGGCGGTCGTCCACTACGTCGGAGTCGCGTTCTCGACGGGCGAGGAGTTCGACGCGTCGTGGAACCGCGGCGAGCCGTTCGCCTTCCCCCTCGGCGCGGGTGCGGTCATCGCCGGCTGGGACCGCGGGGTCGTCGGGATGAAGGTCGGCGGCCGCCGCCGGCTGGTCATCCCGCCCGACCTGGCGTACGGCGACCGGGGCGCCGGAGCGGTCATCGCGCCCGGCGAGACCCTGATCTTCGTGGTGGACCTGCTCGACATCCGCTGACGGGCCCACTGTCCGGTGGCGCTGACGGGCACCGGGGCGGGGTCCGGCGGTAGGTTCGACGCCATGTCTGCGCAGAAGACCGAGCGGCTGCTCAACCTGGTCATCTGCCTGCTCTCCACCCGGCAGTTCCTGGCCAAGGACCAGATCCGCCGGTCGGTGCCGCAGTACGCCGAGTGCGCCACCGACGAGGCCTTCGACCGGATGTTCGAGCGCGACAAGGACGAGCTGCGCGACCTCGGTGTCCCCCTCGAGACCGGCGCCAACGACGCCTGGTTCGAGGACGAGGTCGGCTACCGCGTCGACCGGGCGGCCTACACCGGGCCGGAGATCCAGTTCGAGCCCGACGAGCTGGCGGTGCTCGGCCTGGCGTCCCGCGTCTGGCAGCAGGCCAGCCTGGCCGCGCCGGCCTCGCGGGCGCTGCTCAAGCTCAAGGCCGACGGCATCGAGCCCGACGCGTCCAGCATCGTCGGCATCGAGCCCCGGGTCCGCACCAGCGAGCCGGCCTTCGAGCCGGTCTACGCGGCCGTCCGCGACCGGCGGCCCATCACCTTCGCCTACCGCACCTCGGGCTCGGGGGAGCCACGGACCCGCCATCTCGAGCCGTGGGGCATCGTCTCCCGGCACGGTCGCTGGTACGTCGTGGGGCACGACCGCGACCGCGGTGCCACCCGCGTCTTCCGCCTCTCGCGGATCGCCGGTGAGGTGCGGCCCATCGGCTCGCCGGGCGAGGTCACGGTGCCCGCCGGCCTCGACTTCCGCGACGAGGTGGCCGCTCTGGTCCCGCCGCAGCAGACCCGCAGCGCGGTCCTCTGCGCCCGTGCCGGGTCCGGCCTCGCGCTGCGGCGCCGGGCGACCGCCACCCGCGAGGGCGCCGGCCCTGACGGCTGGGACGAGGTGACCGTGCCCTTCGCCGACGCCGACGTCCTCGCCGAGGAGGTGACCGGGTTCGGCCCCGACGTTCGGGTCCTGGATCCGGCGGAGGTCCGCGACGCGGTCGTACGTCGCCTGCGCGGTGTCCTCGCGGTCAACGAGGCGGTCCCGGCCGGGACGGTGGGCCCGTGAGCCCAGGAGCGACCGACCGGCTCTCCCGCCTGCTGGCGATGGTGCCCTACCTGGCCCAGCGCCAGGGCATCCCGCTGGCGGCCGCGGCCACCGAGTTCGGCATCAGCGAGAAGCAGCTGGTCAAGGACCTCGAGCTGCTCTTCGTGTGCGGCACCCCGGGGCACATGCCGGACGACCTGATCGAGGCCGAGTGGGACGACGGGCACGTCTACCTGAACAACGTGGGTGCGATCGCCCGCCCGCTGCGGCTCGGGGTCGACGAGGCGCTGGCCCTGCTGGTCGGCCTGCGCGCCCTCGCCGACGTGCCCGGCTTGCATGACCGCGACGCCCTGGAGCGCGCCCGGGCCAAGCTCGAGGCCGCGGCCGGGGAGCGAGCCGCAGTCAGCGAGCAGGTGGCCGTGCAGGTGACGCAGCGTCCCGGGCCGTTGGCCGACATCCGCGAGTCCCTGGCGCGCAGCCGGCGGGTCCACCTCACCTACTTCGTCCCGGCCCGCGACGAGACCACGGAGCGTGACGTCGACCCGGTGCGGCTGCTCATGGTCGACGGGCTGTGGTACCTCGAGGGCTGGTGCTACCGCGCCGAGGAGGTGCGTCTCTTCCGGGTCGACCGGATCGAGGGCCTGACCGTCCTCGACGTCGCCGCCGAGCCCCGTCGGGTGCCGGTGCGCGACCTGCGCGAGGGCCTCTTCCGGCCGTCCCCCGAGGACACCGTGGTCACCCTGGAGCTCGACCCCGGGGCGCGCTGGGTCGTGGACTACTACCCGGTCGAGGACGTCCAGGAGCTGGCGTCCGGCCAGCTCCTGGTCCGCCTGCGGGCGGCCGACGACCGCTGGCTGCGGACGCTGGTGCTCCGGCTCGGTGGGGAGGCCCGGGTGCTCGACCCGCCCGCTCTCGCCGACGCCGTGCGGGAGCGGGCCGAGGCGGCGCTGGAGGCATACGTTCGGGCCTGAGGCATGGTCCCTACGGACCACATCTCTCAAGCGCCGCCGGATCGCTGCCGAACACCTCTCTGTAGCCCCGAGAAGGGGTTGTCGGAGGAGGGAGGCAGACGGCCATGACGACGATCAAGACCTCGTGCCCGGTCTGCGGTGACGTCGAGCTCACCCCGGCGCAGATGCGCCTGGTGGTCTGCACGCGCCCAGAGTGGTCCTTCTACTCCTTCAGCTGCACCACCTGCCGGGACGAGATCAAGAAGCCGGCCGACACCGAGGTCGTGACGCTGCTCGTCTCCGGAGGCGTGGTCGCCGAGCAGTGGGTCATCCCGGCCGAGGCGCTCGAGGAGCACTCCGGCGGGGTCATCACCTACGACGACGTCCTCGACTTCGCCCTCGGCCTGGACCGGGTGGACCTGCTCGCCGCGATGATCACGCCCCGCGTGGGCGCCTGACCCTCTCCGGCTACCCTCGCACCCGTGCTCTGGGTGCTGGTCTGGGTCGTGCTGGTCCTGGGTGCTGCCCTGCTCTTATTCGTGCTCGGCCGTCGGCTCTGGCGTCAGGCCAAGGCGCTGACCGGCGAGCTGGGCACGGCCACGGAGCGCCTGAGCGAGCTCACCGACCGGCTGGAGGCGCTCGAGAGCGCCCCGGTGGACCGACCCGGGCGACCTGACGGCGTACGATCGCAGGGACCGCGCCGACGACCCTGAGGTGACCATGTTCCGCAATTTCGGCCCTGCCGAGATCATCGTTGTCCTCGTGGTGCTGATCCTGCTCTTCGGCGCCAAGCGACTCCCCGACGCCGCCCGCAGCCTCGGCCGCTCGATGCGCATCTTCAAGTCCGAGGTCAAGGAGATGAAGCACGACGACGACCCGCCGGCCACCTCCGCACCGGCGAGCAGCGCCGCTCCGGAGCGCCCGCGCGAGGTCGAGGGCCGCGTCGTCGACGCGCCCCGTGCCGACGAGACCCGTGCCGACGAGACCCGCGTGACGGCCCCGGAGCCCACCGACCGCGACCGCTGACCGGCGCCGACCACCCCGGCTGCCGTGACGTCCCTCGGTGAGCGACGCGTGCGGCGACGTGACAAGGCCTCCCGCGACTCCCGCGACCCCGAGGGGCGGATGCCCCTGACCGAGCACATCGCGGAGCTGCGGGTCCGGCTCACCCGGTCCGTCCTCGCGATCGTCCTCGCGTCGATCCTCTCGGCCTTCTTCTATGACCAGCTCTTCGATCTCGTCGTCGCGCCGTTCGACACGATCAAGGAGCAGTACGAGCGCGAGGGCGCCACCGTCACCCTGAACTTCGGCAACATCGGCGACCCGTTCACGTTCGCACTCAAGATCTGTGCGATGTCGGGGCTGTTCCTGTCCAGCCCGGTCTGGATGTACAACCTGTGGGGCTTCGTCGCGCCGGGCCTGCACAAGAGGGAGAAGCGCTACGGCATCGCGTTCGTGGCCGTCAGCGTGCCGCTGTTCCTCGGTGGCGCCGTGCTGGCGTACATCTTCCTGCCCAAGGGCTTCGACCTGCTGATCGGCTTCAACCCGGACCCGCAGAGCGTCGCCAACATCATCGGGCTCAACGACTACCTGTCGTTCGTGCTGCGGATGTTCCTGGTGTTCGGCATCGCGTTCGTGCTGCCGGTGTTCCTGGTGGCGCTCAACCTGGCCGGGGTGGTGACCGGGCGCCAGCTGCTCAAGGCGTGGCGTCCGGTGATCCTCGGCGCCTTCCTCTTCGCCGCCATCGCCACGCCGTCCGGCGATCCCTACACGATGACGGCGCTGGCCGTGCCGATGCTGTTCCTCTACTACACCGCTGCGGGGCTGGCGCTGCTCACCGACCGGCGGAGGCGGCGCGCCGGCATCGACGGGCTGGACTACGCGGCCCTGGACGACGACGAGGCGAGTCCGCTGAGGGACCGCCCGACGCCGCTGGACGACCAGCCGACGCCGCTGGACGACCAGCCGACGCCCCTGGACGAGGGGCCGGACGGCCCGGACCAGAACCGCTGACCACGCCTGCGCGGCGCCCGCTGGTCGGTACGCTCCGCGCGTGACGCGCCGCATCGCCGTGCTGGTCAACCCCACGTCCGGCAAAGGGCGCGGTGCGCGGCTGCTGCTGCCGGTCAGCGACCGACTGCGTGCGGCCGGGCTCGACGTCGAGGTGGTCGTGGGGCGCGACGGCGACGAGGCGTTCGACCGGCTGCGCGACCAAGTCGCCCAAGGAGTCGACGGCGTGGTCGCCGTCGGGGGCGACGGGCTGGTCAACATCGCCCTGCAGGTCACCGGCGGCACCGACCTTCCCCTCGGCATCGTCCCGGCCGGCACCGGCAACGACATCGCCCGATCGGTCGGCCTGGTGCCCAAGGACCCGGTCGCCGCGGTCGACCTCGTCGTCGGCGCGCAGACCCGGACGATCGACCTGGGACGCGCCAACGGCCGATGGTTCGCGGGCGTCCTCGGCTCCGGCTTCGACTCGATGGTCAACGAGCGCGCCAACCGGATGTCCTGGCCCAACGGCCGCAGCCGCTACAACCTGGCCATCGTCGCTGAGCTGCGGACGTTCCGACCGGTGCCGTACGTCCTCGAGCTGGACGGCGAACTGCTGGAGTCCGAGGCGATGCTGGTCGCCGTGGGCAACGGGACGTCGTACGGCGGCGGGATGCTGGTCTGTCCGGGCGCCGTCCTCGACGACGGCCTGCTCGACGTGACCCTGCTGGGCCCGATCTCCAAGCCCGAGTTCCTGCGGGTGTTCCCGCGGGTCTACAAGGGCACCCACGTCGAGCACCCGGCCGTGTCGGTGCGCCGCGCCCGCAGCGTCAGCCTGCACGCCGACGGGGTGACCGCCTACGCCGACGGCGAGCGGGTGGCCGTCCTCCCCGTCACCTGCGACGCC contains:
- the pafA gene encoding Pup--protein ligase; protein product: MDRRIFGLENEYGVTCTFRGQRRLSPDEVARYLFRRVVSWGRSSNVFLRNGARLYLDVGSHPEYATPECDDVRQLVVHDKAGERILEGLLVDAERRLREEGIAGDVYLFKNNTDSAGNSYGCHENYLVGRHGEFTRLADVLIPFLVSRQIICGAGKVLQTPRGAVYCVSQRAEHIWEGVSSATTRSRPIINTRDEPHADAERYRRLHVIVGDSNMSETTTMLKLGATDLVLRMIEANVVMRDLTLENPIRAIREISHDVTGRRTVRLANGREASALEIQAEYLTKARDFAARRGIDEGLVKQVLDLWERTLAAVESDNLDAVATEIDWVMKRKLIDRYSAKHDLPLSSSRVAQLDLAYHDISRERGLFYLLQRRGAADRVASDIEIFQAKSVPPQTTRARLRGEFIRRAQERRRDFTVDWVHLKLNDQAQRTVLCKDPFRSVDERVEKLIASM
- a CDS encoding diacylglycerol kinase; translation: MTRRIAVLVNPTSGKGRGARLLLPVSDRLRAAGLDVEVVVGRDGDEAFDRLRDQVAQGVDGVVAVGGDGLVNIALQVTGGTDLPLGIVPAGTGNDIARSVGLVPKDPVAAVDLVVGAQTRTIDLGRANGRWFAGVLGSGFDSMVNERANRMSWPNGRSRYNLAIVAELRTFRPVPYVLELDGELLESEAMLVAVGNGTSYGGGMLVCPGAVLDDGLLDVTLLGPISKPEFLRVFPRVYKGTHVEHPAVSVRRARSVSLHADGVTAYADGERVAVLPVTCDAVPDALHVFTPAPPPRE
- the tatC gene encoding twin-arginine translocase subunit TatC, which encodes MTSLGERRVRRRDKASRDSRDPEGRMPLTEHIAELRVRLTRSVLAIVLASILSAFFYDQLFDLVVAPFDTIKEQYEREGATVTLNFGNIGDPFTFALKICAMSGLFLSSPVWMYNLWGFVAPGLHKREKRYGIAFVAVSVPLFLGGAVLAYIFLPKGFDLLIGFNPDPQSVANIIGLNDYLSFVLRMFLVFGIAFVLPVFLVALNLAGVVTGRQLLKAWRPVILGAFLFAAIATPSGDPYTMTALAVPMLFLYYTAAGLALLTDRRRRRAGIDGLDYAALDDDEASPLRDRPTPLDDQPTPLDDQPTPLDEGPDGPDQNR
- a CDS encoding FKBP-type peptidyl-prolyl cis-trans isomerase, whose protein sequence is MRRPALLTAVALLGGLLTACGGGSSADTSGLPEVSGGAYGDKPKITIPEGEDPPEKLETEVLEEGDGPVVEKGDLIVADYLGATWRNGKTFDNSYDRGNPAAFTLTDGQGGVISGWVKGLTGTKAGSRVLMVVPPEDGYGKQGNPQAGIKGTDTLVFVVDVIASYHSDTELPERAAVADLPDGIPTVSGEQSPTVSIPKGTEPPKEPETTVLAKGTGDKVVKDELAIVQFTAVDWTGKPLSSSWERGPQGFPIGVKGQPSPFDLLEGVPIGSRVLLQLPAPADEDASTSSVAVVIDVLGQHGSAKTEANG
- a CDS encoding WYL domain-containing protein, which produces MSPGATDRLSRLLAMVPYLAQRQGIPLAAAATEFGISEKQLVKDLELLFVCGTPGHMPDDLIEAEWDDGHVYLNNVGAIARPLRLGVDEALALLVGLRALADVPGLHDRDALERARAKLEAAAGERAAVSEQVAVQVTQRPGPLADIRESLARSRRVHLTYFVPARDETTERDVDPVRLLMVDGLWYLEGWCYRAEEVRLFRVDRIEGLTVLDVAAEPRRVPVRDLREGLFRPSPEDTVVTLELDPGARWVVDYYPVEDVQELASGQLLVRLRAADDRWLRTLVLRLGGEARVLDPPALADAVRERAEAALEAYVRA
- a CDS encoding YafY family protein, which translates into the protein MSAQKTERLLNLVICLLSTRQFLAKDQIRRSVPQYAECATDEAFDRMFERDKDELRDLGVPLETGANDAWFEDEVGYRVDRAAYTGPEIQFEPDELAVLGLASRVWQQASLAAPASRALLKLKADGIEPDASSIVGIEPRVRTSEPAFEPVYAAVRDRRPITFAYRTSGSGEPRTRHLEPWGIVSRHGRWYVVGHDRDRGATRVFRLSRIAGEVRPIGSPGEVTVPAGLDFRDEVAALVPPQQTRSAVLCARAGSGLALRRRATATREGAGPDGWDEVTVPFADADVLAEEVTGFGPDVRVLDPAEVRDAVVRRLRGVLAVNEAVPAGTVGP
- a CDS encoding FKBP-type peptidyl-prolyl cis-trans isomerase, which codes for MTDKPEIDFPEGPPPTDLEIHDLTEGEGAEAAAGSTAVVHYVGVAFSTGEEFDASWNRGEPFAFPLGAGAVIAGWDRGVVGMKVGGRRRLVIPPDLAYGDRGAGAVIAPGETLIFVVDLLDIR